From the genome of Primulina eburnea isolate SZY01 chromosome 12, ASM2296580v1, whole genome shotgun sequence, one region includes:
- the LOC140807118 gene encoding uncharacterized protein, translating to MIKTQPSTKKKEKSNGGGDGEDDESSPPPTKKKPESKETNNGNILKWHHRQRLRLNQAYGKQGANKNGSAKQAPPKNCDDPSYGDDFEMARPPKTPSAKGKDAKSTAPPPTNRKQIPEEFDDGDVAQAPESDDPEMDLPPMVA from the exons ATGATAAAAACTCAGCCTTCAacgaagaaaaaggaaaaatccA ATGGTGGTGGTGATGGCGAAGATGATGAAAGTTCCCCTCCTCCCACAAAGAAGAAACCAGAATCTAAGGAAACCAACAATGGTAACATTCTGAAATGGCATCACCGCCAACGGCTCCGTCTGAATCAGGCTTATGGAAAACAGGGAGCCAATAAGAATGGTAGTGCTAAACAGGCGCCACCTAAGAATTGTGATGACCCTTCTTATGGTGACGATTTTGAAATGGCACGGCCTCCAAAGACTCCATCTGCAAAAGGGAAGGATGCTAAATCAACCGCACCACCACCTACGAACAGGAAACAGATACCAGAAGAATTCGACGATGGTGATGTTGCACAAGCACCCGAAAGTGATGACCCTGAAATGGACTTGCCTCCTATGGTTGCCTAA